A stretch of the Dioscorea cayenensis subsp. rotundata cultivar TDr96_F1 chromosome 4, TDr96_F1_v2_PseudoChromosome.rev07_lg8_w22 25.fasta, whole genome shotgun sequence genome encodes the following:
- the LOC120258698 gene encoding uncharacterized protein LOC120258698 translates to MPKYAKFMKDLLTNKGKLEELETVALPQNCSAMIQRKLLKKLSDPGSFIIPCVIGEGMKEKALADSGASINVMPYKLFLKLGLEDMRPTRMTIQLADRSIKKLCGVVEDVIVRVDNLIIQVDFVIIDVDDDVEVPLILGRPFLNTARALIDIKGARMTLRVGDEEVIITLPTAMKHTLDHDDSLYFTDETDMIITDCVQEVLAINHLDEFLEGMDSNECKENNPPPTQVKHVGYVGTFPWQNNKKKSTTRKIWRKRD, encoded by the coding sequence atgcccaagtatgcaaagtttatgAAAGACCTGCTGACTAACAAGGGAAAATTAGAGGAATTAGAAACAGTTGCATTGCCACAGAACTGCTCTGCGATGATTCAGAGGAAACTCCTTAAGAAGTTGAGTGACCCCGggagtttcattattccatgtgtgATTGGGGAAGGCATGAAAGAAAAGGCCTTGGCAGATTctggggctagcatcaatgtgaTGCCCTACAAGCTATTTTTGAAGCTGGGATTGGAAGACATGAGGCCTACAAGGATGACAATACAACTTGCAGACCGGTCTATAAAGAAACTCTGTGGGGTTGTTGAGGATGTGATAGTTAGAGTTGACAACCTCATTATCCAGGTGGATTTTGTGATtattgatgtggatgatgatgttgaagtcccATTGATCCTCGGGCGACCATTTCTTAACACCGCCAGAGCCCTCATTGATATAAAGGGGGCTAGAATGACATTGAGAgtgggggatgaggaagtcattATTACACTCCCCACGGCTATGAAACACACCTTGGACCATGATGATTCCCTCTATTTTACTGATGAAACTGATATGATTATtactgattgtgtgcaggaggtcttGGCGATTAACCACTTGGATGAATTCTTGGAAGGAATGGATAGCAATGAGTGCAAAGAGAACAACCCACCTCCCACACAAGTAAAGCATGTAGGCTATGTGGGGACATTTCCATGGcagaacaataaaaagaaatcaaccacaaggaaaaTTTGGCGTAAGAGGGACTAG